In Lolium rigidum isolate FL_2022 chromosome 3, APGP_CSIRO_Lrig_0.1, whole genome shotgun sequence, the genomic window CCAAGGACAGTGGCGATCTTTCCAGCGTGTGTTAGGGTGATCACTGGCTGTGATTTGTGCTCACCACGCAGGATGTGGCTGTTTGTGTGTGATTTGGATGGGGCCTGTTTTCAATGTATCTCCATTGTTTGGCTCTTTCTTGTTGATTATGTTCTTGTTTGCGTGAGCTGTAAATGTAAGTAGTGGCCAACGTTTGTATTCAGACCATGAGTGCACAAATGTGTGATTGCAGACTTGCAGTACATGTTATCATCTCTCAGCTGACCTGTTTTGCGCTGAAATTGTTCGTGCACAGCACTTGCAGTACATTCCCTAtgcaattttaaaaaaaaaactgaaggcAACGTTAAATTAACAACGCCGAATTGGCGAAAAATACTAGGGCATCAGAAGTCTCTTTTATACGATTTAAGGATACATAAAGATATTTTTTTTACTTTACTAGACTTTTGAACTTAGAACACTAAAAGGTCAAAAAAAGTGATGTTGATCCAGATTATAATTATAatccggttttgctatgtctcagtcaactgaaattttcttaagtctaagtcacttacaaaaatgtgctttgagttgcacttttctgttaaaaaagtgcaattgcacttttctgacagaaatgtgcaactgaaccgagtcgcacttttctttaaactgtagttgcacttttctgagttgactgagacttaaaaaaatctcagtcaactgagacataggcacacccataATCAAAAGCCTAACAAGACATCCTAAGGAGAACTACACCGATGAGTACATGTCTGCCGCCAAGGCAGTGTTGTCTCGCCTTCTCTCTGTCTGGAGGGAAGTCCTGTCCATGGTCAAACAAGAGACGCCAACTTCGGTCTTCTCTCTGTCACTGGAGGGAAGTCATGTCCATGGTCGAACAAGAGACACCCACTTCGGCGGATAGAGTTCACCATCGCACCAATAGACACTACACCTCACTGAGACCAGAATATCACCATCGTAGACATCGCTTCAAAGAAGCATCATCATCACCGCTAAACATAGCCTCAGTGAGACGCACCGTGGGCTCCAAGAGGACCCCTTCAGGAAGGGTACAACAAATCAAGTTCCGTCGCTCCCCGTTCCGAGGGGATCAATGATTTTCACCCAGAGCATCGGGAGGGATAGCAAGGGAGCTACGATGCGGTCTTCAAAAGGAAAACGTGTCGCCAACATCGGCATTAGACATGTTGGGTAGGTTTCCTACCCCGGCAATAAATATATATCCGAATCCGAGAGTGTCAAGTTGTTGGACAACTTTTGTAACTAGGGTTTTGTTTTTCTCCTTGGGGTAAAATTACCGGTGGGCAATGGTATTTCCGATTTTCAAAAATACCGGTCAAAATAGGGCCCatgatttttcaaaataatttacaaattcatccaaaaattgttaaaataatttaaatttgagaaaattatATAAATACGAAAAAGATGGAATTTTGTCCGACAGAAAATTTTCTATGTGGTAACCAGTAAAACCGGTTACCGGCGAGATTCTAGAAATACCGCCCGAGAAAAAACTCCGAGTTGGAACAAACCCACCGCCCCTGCAAAAAATGTTCTCCGGACATGAACAATAAATTTAATGAAAACCAATACATTTGCTTCTTTAATTGTATGTGTTAATTTTTTCGAAGATCTGCAAACTTTCATGAAGAAATAAAAAGATGTAGTGTTTCCATAAAAAACAAAATTCTTTGTTGTAAAAACAATTTCTTAAGCAACAAGTGTGTTTTCTATACACACGCCAAAAATATTTTTTACGATATTTAACATGGCACACATATGTTCTTTTTCAGATTCTTTGACATTATTTATgtctttttttgtgtgttttaagTTGCGAAAACTTTGGCTTATTATGGAGTGTGAACTGCTAAATCGCCACCATTTTCTCTTCACCACTCCTTCCGTTTTGGCCACCCTGGTTTGCGCTTTCCCCTGTCGATCGATCTCCTCTTCCATTCTTCAATCCACAAAAAGGAAAACATCATCACAGATCAGAGCTTTTGCACATTTCGCTCTGTTCCTGGTCCACGAACAGGCCGAAGGCAACAAGGTGAGCACCGGAGGCCATTGATCGACGCCGGCCGGCCACAGCCGATGCACGCCGCCCTCGTCTTGCTCTCACTGACGCGCGTCTCGGCGTCCCTCCTCGCCGGGCTTGCGTTCTCGTAAGCTCCGATCCAACGATCGATGGCGCCGCCCCAGCAGGGGGAGCAGTGCGGGCGGCCGGCGGGCTGCATCTTGGTGTGGGTGGTGACGGTGCTGCTGCTCCTGGccgtgctcggcggcggcggatgcCTCGTGGCCTACGTCGTGCTGCCGCCGGCGGAGTCGCCCGCATGGATCCCCGCCGTCGGCCTGTCGCTCGTCGCGCTCCCGTGGGCGTTCTGGCTCGCCACCTGCGTCTACCGGTGCGTCACCACGCGCTCCGCCGACCGCGCCGTggcgccggccggcggcggcagcattGTATCGCGCAACTCGCCTGGCTCGTGATCGAGACTGATTTCGCTGTGAGATACCGCTAGCTACTTGCCGTGTATGTAAGAGGATTAAACTCTTTCCACTACCGAAGAGGATGTAATCGTTGTATGTTGATTAAATCTGTTGCTGAGTAAAAATCTTCATCATAGAGAATATAGGAGGGATCTTAGTGTGTTACAGTACAttctttcaaatgaaaaaaagataTGCGTTGCAATATCGAGTGGATATGTATGTTTGTAGGAAAAGCCACCACGGAAACTTTATTGATTATCAGTAATGGTTACATCATTTGTACAATGTGCAAAACTAACATGGGAGTAAGCAACCTAAAAATAAAATCCGGTAGATCCTCCAGCCAAATCGACTGGGCCCCTCCACCTTACAAGCCAATAAGCTACTATGTTGTCTTTTCTAGCACAATGTGCAAAACTAACATGGGAAACGTACACATCTAAAGAGAAAAGTGCATTCTTCATAGATCGTAGTTGTGGCTCCGATGGAGTGCCGCCGTCTTGCATTGATAGAACTAGAAGGATACCGTGCGCGTTGCAGTGGGAATTTCTCCGAtaactctattttgtaaaaaaTAAAAGGATATAAATTGATTGGAATAGGACGTTATTTGTAGGAACATGCAGGATTCAATTGGCGTAAATAGTTAAGAGGCTAACTTAAAAAAACTGACTTGAAATGATTATGTAGTTGGCGGCTAAAAGTGGATGATGTGGATAATTGGATGGCTTAAAAAATAGATGATGCGGCTTACATGTAGAGtattaatgaatgttagtgggggATGACATGAATAATTGGATGGCTAATAGAAtggatgatgtggatagcttgcacgttgagatagacaacttaaatgaccctctagtggggttttgctttataagagatatagataACATCCATCCAATAACTGTTTACAATCAATTTTGAACGACCAACCTGGCCAGCAAGCAGAAGACCATCTCGTAGCGCCCTTGCCTATGCCATCGGAGCATCAACGACGGGTGATAGCATGCAAATCAGCAATGAAACCACCTGTGCCGTTGCGGATAACAGCTCCCATCGCCCCTGTAGAAGTGTCAGCATGAAATGAGGCATCGAGATTCAGTTTTGTATAGCCGTCCTTTGGTTTCTCCCAACCGCCTCGCGAGTGGATACGTGTTCTTAGTGTGCAGAGGTCGTGCAAGCATACCATACTGTGTGCTACATTCTTCCAAATGAAAAAGACATGTTTTAGTTGACGATGTTTGTGTATGATTGGAGTGCTAATGTGCTCTATTGTATTCATGGTTTCTAAAAAAAAAGCTGTAATCATGTGATAAAAGAACTTTAGGAGGTAATTATTTCGAACATCAAAAGCCAAGCATGCTTGCTCCTACAATATTGGTTTTGGTTATGTTTCATGTAATTCCATGGTATTTCCACAAACTTATCGTTTTCGAACAAAAGATCGACGAAAATCATAGAAGAAACCATGACATTTCACTTGGCCCTGTTGTGATAACTTAGAAATTCATGAGCGAATGACTCATTTGATGAAATATTTAGTTCTTAAATACAGCCAGAATGGAATATGTGCAATGAGTGATAATACAACACCTTTTAGATGTTCCTTCGATTGTAAAACATACCTTTGGATTATAGATGGATCGATCAGGGATAGTCATCCCGGTGGTCATGTCATAGATATGCTTTTCATGAAAAATAGCTTATCATGTATTGCTATCACCATGATTTCCCTTTCATATCAGAGGGAAAATATGCAATTTTAGGAGAATATAGAGTGTAGAACATGTGCATGTTTATTTCCAAATTTTTGGCCTTAGCTAGTGACAactttttcattttgaaaatgaCCAGTGGTTAGCAAAAAAAGCAGACTTGGCCAAGACGTAAGGATCAGTACTTTTGTTGATGGCTAAAACATCATTTTATAATATAAAAACcacaataaaaatatgaaaataaatcaATGCTAGTAATATTAATAACAACAACTACATcaacaacagcagcaacaatAACAATAATTGTAGAAACAGGATAAAAACAGGCTCAGTTATCTTGTATATTTTGAGAGCTTTGTGGTCATAATCATGATTTTTTTACCGCATCTCCGCCGCTCTTGTAGTCGTAGTTACTACAGATTGTAAAAATAACATTGCCTAAAAAAAGGAGCAGGTATCTTTGGCCTCTACTTCGACTGAAGCGTAACAAAGGTAAAATTCAAAGGCTGATCAACCACACTACATATTACAACTTATGCGACACCTGAGCCTCCATACAAATTGGTTGAACATAGTCCGACCTATCGTCTCAAAGTGGTCGCATCAGAAACCAAAGAATTCCACGCCTCCATGTTGCGGATCTAATTTTTGGCcataatgaattaaaaaaaaaggcCATATGAATAACTTAGAGGATGTTAACACAATCTTTTTATTGATAAAAATGGACAATGCAATGATACAACACGACTTGTGTCCTGCAGTCTCCGCCTCACGCTGCCATCTGCTTCCATCTTTCCACATCACCAGTTTGCATGCCATACATTGTAACATCGCACGGTACATAATTGTGTATTGTTGCAGAGCGATATTCCAGACGAGCACTCTGATATTTTCCTCAATGTGACAATTCCACATAACCTACATCAGAGCACAAAATTCCACACGGATATGTGCCTTAAGGTGTGTGCAGATCTGCACACAACTACTTTCGAAATATAACCGAGCAATCTATTTAAGTTTCTTATTTCTAACTTCATGGTGCTTGCAATATGATTTAATTTAATTTTGTTTTCTTTCTGCCCGTGTGCAGATCTCAACAAGAAGATAACCGATGGGTGATGACGCAACGACGGTTCAACACGTTAAATTTCAGGAAACTTATATCTAGCAAAATGAAAAAAAGGAATATTGCAACAAGCTCGTTGTGCACTGTATATGCCATTACCGTTGTAGAAGCCTTCACGGGGAGGATGAATAGATCATCGTGCAAACATATCCACCTACCAACCTACCTATCCACAAGCATATCATCATCAAAGATCCTGCATGATCATAGAAAAGGAGATCAAATTGTATTATACTACTATGTGGTTAATGATTCGTCGGTCATTTTCTAATCTTGTTGGTAGCAAGATTCACCTTCTCATTATCCGTTTAGCACACATGCATGTGCTATGTATGAATGAGCACGCGCGGGCGAGCTAGCCAGAAAAGAGAACCACGCACGTACGCGCGCGCGCTTTATCGAGCGTCGATGTCGCTTTGGTCGCCTGAGACCGACGGTGCAGTGGAAAGCAGGGGGCGCTGCGATGTTGCGCCGCCGCGCACGCGCCCCGCCGGCCGCCTcgaagctttttttttttcctttttgcgtGTTCGTTTCCACAGTGTACACGGAACGCATACGTACGCTCACCTCACAATACGCACAGGCGCAGCACCGATTCCCTGTCCTTATCGCCGGCGACGATGTGTGTTAGATAGACGAACGTGTCTAGCTTGGAGGTCGAAAGGTTGGCGGCGAAAACCTCCCGACCACGCATCTTTTTTCCGCCGAAACGTTAGTGACTGAGTTATCTTCTTCACGGTAAACGCCAAATGGAGAAGCAGCGAGGCATTACCAACCAGAGTGTCGCCAAACTATGTAGATTGTAGAATTGAGATCGATCGATCGGTATCAACCTTTACACATCACCGGTTGCCTGCTGCCACTCGCCGCCACGGCCACACGGCCGCAAGCCCACCGCAAAGCGAGATCATGCAGGTGTGTGGACGCCTCGGGACTAGCGGATGGTCCATGCGTCAGCTTCTCGCCATGGATGCATGGCGGGAGAGCGACAGAGAGCTCGCTTGTTTGAGTATTTGCATTGGCTGTAAAATTCTGCCCTTCAGTTAAGCAAACGCGTGGTGTTCTCTACACGTTTACACTCTCGTCCGCAATATCTGCTCAAAAATGAAACCATTTGTGTTCGATTTTATCCGTTTGGGTGACCGCGCAGATAGAGGACATGCCGGCGTCTTCTATCCGTTTGGGTCAAACGCTGCACTGAGGTCTTGGGAAAGCTGCGCATGACGGTAGTGGCTGGAGGCCCGTACGGGCCGCACCGGCACCCAAtccgggctcaggtgccagccatGGGGTAGATTTACATCTGCCAATGATATGGGGGCGTAGGCCTCCCAGAATGCCTACATATAGCACCGTCACTGCCATGTATGTGCGGTTCCGCGGGGCAGCCATCGGCGACAGGGTGCTGGCATTCGGGGCGGCAGGCTAGTGGGAGGACGACGCCTCGTGGTCATCCTTCCCCACAATCTTCTTGGGAGCCATGGCGGCGGCTCTGTCAGCGGAAGGAACTGCCCCGTGCGCGTAGAGAAGAGTGGGGACTGGCATGTGGACGCTAAGTTTCATGTCGGTCCCATTTAGTAGGACACGCGGGGATAGTTGCGCCACCGACAGGTGGACCAAAGGAGAGAAACATCCAGACTCACGAGGACACGTCGTCTGATGATTAGTACATTTTTAAAGCATATTTATCTTATGTTTTTGTGTGATTAGTGATAGGATTTTGGTATTTTACGGCACTAGtgcgcaccttttatacttgtgaCACGGGATCTCAAATAATGAAGGTATTGATGAACATAAAATTTGGAGCCTTCATATTGaacataaatatgatattttaaaGTAATAAAAGTCATTTAAATGATTTTCTACGCACTTGTGTGAACAGGGTAATACAAGAGAATGCTCAAGTGGTTTTATCGACTAATGGTACAACCAGGGCCCACCCATACCACACACGCCCATACTATAGGGGTACGCAACAAAAAACAAAGAATTTCAAACTATCTTACTCCGATTACTCTCCGCCTCCTTCTCGGTCGGCTGGCCCACTTGGAccatgagtggccggccacccctttcCTCATGGGCCCCCTTTCCAAGTGTTGCCCAATCAAGGGGCAGCATTTTTAATTAAATAAATCATATTTTTCATTAATAAATATACCAATTTATTTAATtaacatattaaatatatttttaataGCCAATAATCCGAGACACTTCCTGAACTATTCCAAACACCTTCGGATATCCCCGAAACCCTTTTGCAGCTAACCTTCTCAATTTCGATGATTCCAAAAATATCTTAAGTTTAGTTGAGCccttaagtgtgttaccctacAGTTGGGGAATAACACAGATATGATCAAGACGACTCTTCGACCAATGATCACCAGGGGTCTGGATAACTATAGTGACCCTATGTATTCCACGAAGATATGATCGTCGTTTAAACCATTACGATGAGTCCTATTCCCTTTGTTCCTTCGATATCGGCACTAGTCCGAGACATGATCATACGTATCATCATACTTAGTTCGATCTCGTTAC contains:
- the LOC124702716 gene encoding uncharacterized protein LOC124702716, producing MAPPQQGEQCGRPAGCILVWVVTVLLLLAVLGGGGCLVAYVVLPPAESPAWIPAVGLSLVALPWAFWLATCVYRCVTTRSADRAVAPAGGGSIVSRNSPGS